The following is a genomic window from Sedimenticola thiotaurini.
TACGCTGTGAAGTTTCAGGCAAATTAGGATGCATAGGTAAACTTACAACCCTCTGCGCAATCTTTTCAACAACTGAAAATGAAGTATTCTTCTGATCGAATGACTCAAATACTGGTTGTTGATGTAACGGCACTGGATAATGTACTGCAGTAGGTATACTGGCGCCCTTGAGTCGCTGGATAACCTGATCACGATTGTTTATCTGAATTGTGTACTGGGCGTAGACACTGGTATTTTCCGGTGCAATATATGGCGTTATGATCCCTTTTTTTTCGGACAATAGCTGCGTATATCGCTGACCAATAATTTTTCGTTGCTCAACTTCCCAATCAAATCTATCCAGTTTAACCAAGATAATCGCAGCCTGTAGCGTATCCAGGCGCCCATTCACACCAATCCTGGGATGATGATATCGTCGATCCTGGCCATGCACTCGAATCTCTCGCATAAGCTTTGCCAGTTCATCCTCATCGGTAAAAAGCGCCCCTCCATCACCATAACCACCTAGTGGCTTGCTTGGGAAAAAGCTTGTCGAACCGATTGTGCTTAATCCGCAAGATTTACGCCCCTTATAAGTGGCGCCAAAAGATTGAGCCCCATCCTCAATCACCGGCAAGCCATGTTTATCCGCAACTGCATTGATCGCATCCATGTCCGCACATTGTCCATAAAGACTCACAGGCATGATTGCCCGGGTTTTTGACGTAATAGCCGCTGCAATTTTTTCTGGATCAATGTTGTATGTTCTGGGATCAATATCCACAAATACAGGAATAGCGCCCAATAAAGCGATCATTTCTCCCGTCGCAATGAAGGTAAACGGGGTTGTGATTACCTCATCAC
Proteins encoded in this region:
- a CDS encoding DegT/DnrJ/EryC1/StrS family aminotransferase, coding for MSIPFIDLKTQYQALKPQIQERINRVLEHGQYIMGPEVRELEERLADYVGVKHCIAVSSGTDSLLIALMALGIGRGDEVITTPFTFIATGEMIALLGAIPVFVDIDPRTYNIDPEKIAAAITSKTRAIMPVSLYGQCADMDAINAVADKHGLPVIEDGAQSFGATYKGRKSCGLSTIGSTSFFPSKPLGGYGDGGALFTDEDELAKLMREIRVHGQDRRYHHPRIGVNGRLDTLQAAIILVKLDRFDWEVEQRKIIGQRYTQLLSEKKGIITPYIAPENTSVYAQYTIQINNRDQVIQRLKGASIPTAVHYPVPLHQQPVFESFDQKNTSFSVVEKIAQRVVSLPMHPNLPETSQRMLAELL